A window of Daucus carota subsp. sativus chromosome 2, DH1 v3.0, whole genome shotgun sequence genomic DNA:
CTACATGTCATGACTTCTATGGTATCTTGGTACTCAAGTGCAGAAAACAGTTTTTGATTAGTACTTTATATCAAATTCAATCTACACTACATCTATTTTTGTCTTCCCGAAAGTGTTTGGTCAGCCCATCTCAAAGTCCTTGTATTCATTTAGTAGCTAACAACACAAAAACCTCACCTTCAATGTCCAAACTTCTTATAGCTATggttttattatttgaattcaCATCTCTTTAACATTGGTGTCTTCTTTTCTGGCCGTCTTTCTTATCTGTTCTTCCTACGTATTAAAATACACAAGTTACTTCTTGGTGTCCTGTATCTCACAGAAAGAGCAAAACGCTATGTAATTCCCCAGTATACTTCtaaatagaaatttaaaaagaattcaGCTTCTGGGATCCTGTAAAATAAGTAAAGTAGTATCAAACATATGTGCActgtaaattatattttagtttactCTATTTTGAAATCTGTTTTCCTGTAGCTACTCTTTCTATTGTTGTCAACTAGGAATGAGGCATTTCATTAAAAGTTTTTTATGGTGGGAGTGGTGTTATCTTCTTATCTCTTTAGTATATATTATCATGTCATGGAGTATTAGTGTTTTACAACGTTCTTTAGGTTGagatatctttaattttgtacCTATAAATATCAATGCTCTAGCAAGGATATTGATATGCTCTAATTAGCTCCAATTGTATGAAATTGTTAAAAGCTCAGAAATTGAGCacatttaacattttttatgaacttcCATTATATATTCATCTGAATATTTGGGTTATTTTGGAAAGAAGGATGCGAATAAAttctatttttatatgtatttgaatGTTTGGGGTTATTCTAGGAAAGAAGAACGCGAATAAGTGGGAAATTGAAGAAGCTGCAAGATCTTGTTCCTAACATGGACAAGGTAATGTCTTTACTCCCGCTGTTGACATAAGGGTGTGATTTCATACTTCCATTCGTGGGATGATTTTAGGCTTTATGTACAAAGTTAAGCTCATTCAATTGCAACCCTGGAAACTGATCAAATAAATATGAGTCTACTCCCGACCTATATGCCATATTTGCCATATTCAGAAAGTATTAGTAAAAGAGTGTTCAGCATTGTGATTATTGTCTGCTGCAGCAAACTAGCTATGCCGACATGCTAGATTTAGCTGTTCAACATATTAAAGGTCTTCAGACACAAGTTCAGGTCAGTTTATGCTCTACATCCACTTTTTTATGCATTATAACTTCCTGTTCTCCAGTTGGTTATGATATTTAGAGTCAGGTTTACATCCAAATATTGTCAGCTATGTGTGCGCTATAGTAAAGTACTCACCTTGTGTCCTCTATTTGAAGTCCTTAATCATATTTGTGTCTTAGATAGAACTCATCGGTACACTCATCGTTTAGCACCTATTATAATATTGAGCAGTCTTTGTCATAACGAGGTACTGGACAGCAGTATAATTCTAGCTGGTATAAGTTAAATAGTGACAGGCTTATCATATGACTTACAATTTACACTGATAAATGGTTTGATGTCTGAACATTATGTTAAAAGATTTTAAGTCTcagaataaaaattgaaaaagtttCAACTAAAATACTGATGTAATCCAGAGAAGAGAACTCTAAAATTTACCAATGCTGGCCTTCAAACTCTTCTAAGAGTTGTTCGTTATAATTGTGTATTTCCAGGATTAAGGCAGTGTCCTAGTTGATGTCCCCAGAGTTCCGTGACCATTAGGCTTTTAGAGTCGTATTTGCAGGATAAGGCAGAGTTGTAGATTGTAAATCCAGAGTTTCGTGACCAAAAGGCTTTAGatgcttttatttttttcaagtaGTGGTCAGTTACAGAAATGTATGCAGTCACTCACCCCAACTCCACTGAGGTTCAAACTCTGGATAGCTTGTTACCAAAGAGTAGACAGCTATCCACAAGGAAACCTATCTTACTAATAACATAGAAAGGGGCAAGCCAAAACCTACTCCTAACAAGCAGCCGGCTTTTCATCAGCCGTTGCGCGCTTCTGTTTTTCAGCAGGCTTCTTCAAATATCCCATAAATGAAGTAGGGGCTATAACTTATAAGTGTAAGTAGCTAGCAATACCCGAGATACAGCTTGTTTTTATACCTTGTCATACAATATACTAATCCCTCTACCATTACCTTTCCAATTCGGTAAATATGCAAATGATATTTCCCTAACTTTGGTTTCAGGAGAAAGGTACGCATTAGTGTTATTACTTTTTCATGAGCCATCAACTGGGTGATCTTTTTAATCAATATATGATATGCTTCTTTGCACGATTTTCTTTTTAACCAGTTACCATTTTTGTTCTCATGTTCTCCAGAAGCTTAACACAGACCTTGAACACTGCACTTGCGGATGCAAGCAAAATGCACCATGCAACCAATAATGAAAACTGAAGCCAGAGAAATTTTGTGTTAACTGTCTGCATTCATTGACATGCAAATCATTCAAGGAAGGAAGAAAAGTTGGAACATCTGAATTTGTACATTGATTAAGAAGCAAAGTATTCTTAGACTTCTTCTGCTTCTTGTTTTGTCCTAATAAATTTTGTTATGTACATCATTGCTACAGTTTATTTTATAGTTTGGACTTCCAGTCCTGTTAAAATGCATGTTTGTTGGTTTGAGTTACTAATAGATTGTGAAGTTGATGGTTGTGACTATGGGTGTATCATGTATTCATGTATGTGACAGGCTCAGAGACGGTGCATAAGAATTTAGATCTGTAGTATGGTTTGTTCAAAGTAAGAAAGTTTAGCCATTTGTTTATATTCAGTGTAATTTGTATTCGCAGTATATCGTTAGTTACTTAAACTAAAAGGATTTGATTGGTCTTCGAAACATGcctctaaaaataaaaaataaaaaggcaTTGAAAGGTGTTTTGTTCATTCTAACTGACCGGAAACTTGTGGTTGTGTCATTCAACTCAAAAGAAATTCAGccacataattatatttttaaaaaatttcattcgAATCATTGGCACTTACACTCCATTAAAGATTTGACGGAAAGCACTAATCTTGGTGACTTGGTTTGAATAAATCCATCGTAGCATAGCGCTTTGATCACTTACTTGAAATAGCGCTTTGATCACTCAACTGACTCGGAACTTGCAATTTGATCAGTTTGATCACTCAACTGACTCGAAACTTGTAATTTGATCATCAAACTAATGAAACTTTCATCCAGTAACTGGTCATTACATCtgataaaaattgaaaagagCTCTCCTACAACGGCAAGTACTCTCCTATAACACCTCTTTACATCAAAATACACAATATCGTCAATGATTTCACTCACAAAAACATCATCCTATTAATCTATTgtcattttatatatctttttattattgTGAAAAAGTCCATCAAAAATTTAGTGAGTTTTTCAATAATGGGCTTAGGATATATGAAACAACATGAGATAAAACAAAGGTTAAGTTTTGGTTGGTGAAAccaatgattttgattttatgtatgTGTACATTCCTATTCctaatgttaaaattttgtgCAAACTTGATGAAGGTTTTAGAACAATTGAGAAGTCAGTTATGAATTCATAGGTTCATGCactagagcaagtccaacaatgtcctaactagtgccctatatatataataaaaaattatgtcctagtgatttaggacatcattttaatataacaactccaacaatatgtcttattattgtgccttattatttaaataatagaatatttgaattattgttgaagggaagtgaaaaagaaagaaaagagagGTGTGTTGGAATGGGagtaaactaatattttattgatagaaATGGTTTAGGGCATTGCATGattgtgcctcaaaaataaggcatTTATTAAATGTCCTAGTGTTTTGAGGCACCACTagaacattgttggagcaccattttacttcaaatgccttaaattttgatttaggacatgattttagggcactcttggacttgctcttagaaaGTCATTGTAGTTTCTACATTTAATATTGGTACATGGAACCTGAGTAGGCTCATGCATCTAATAATTATCTAGAATAATCTATTATTACTATAAAATGTACTCTGCATATTTGCAGAATATCACAACTAAGAAATCAGAATTTAttcacaaataaattccttGTTCTCTCAGTAGTAAATCAGCAGTGTAATCAGCAGTGTATGTGTTTTTCTGTGAGTTTCTGCCTAAATTGTTTAGTCTGATCTTGGCCTGTAGTTAACAGTTTTAGCTACAGTTTAGAGAGTGGGCACAAAGAAATCGCCTGACCATTAACCTcgtaaatatagttttatatggCACTAAATTTGTTCAGGGCAGCATACAATACGATCAAGTGCATAAACGTAAGGTAATATTCTCTCTTGCAAAGAAAAATTGAGTGCAGTAAACCATTCaaaaatatagtagcttgagtAAGCGGTGGATGGTTAGCCGACTATATTTCTTCAGTACGACAGTAAGAATCCTAAATTAACCAAATATCAACCAGGCCTCCTCAAACGATCAAGTACCTGCAAGAGAAACGAACTAGatattaagaaaatttcttCATGTGACTTTTACTAGACTATATTCTCATATGATTTTCCCCAGATCCTACCTCACCCAACTACCAAGCCTCAAACAAAAACTTTAAACCAAGGGCATGAATTTAACAGTGAAAACCTTTCTATCTTCacattatatgaaaataatagtACTAGGACTATAACTTTCTTCACATCTCCCTCGACTGCTACAAGAAAATATCTCACTTTGCTAGTTAAATAAATGGCTTTCTTCCAACAAGAGAACACTGGCAAAAAATGTTCTCACAAATACCGGTAAATCGTCCGCTGGTAGATAAATTCATAGCAATTTTCAACCTTTTTCTACTCACTGACCATTGCTGCCCTATAGCGTATTAACTATTAGGTTACAGACAAAAACAGAAACCTCAAGGCAAAGGAAAACTGGCAAACATCTAGCACAGAGTTTTttaaggtttttttttaaaaagatcaaACTTAATGCTTGCATGTCTTCCACCTACCAAATATATAGCTGATGCAGTTTTATTAGGTAACTAGCACtgtagcccgtgcaaggcacgggcatGTTCTCACGCGTGTGTATGAATATTGATAGTTTTTTCGGTGTCCGACAATACAAATAATAGATGATTTATTGTTGTGTTAAATTTGGGTTCTTGTTGTTACAGTATGGTACAAACATTTTTCAATCGTTTAAGTGTTGCACTAATTGTTAATGTGAGTTAGAAATAGATGTCCTTAAAACACTGTAAACAAAAGTGTCATGTTTGTCTAACTCAAAGCATCAATCTTAGGTTTGCCTGTTTGAGAAGGTTATTCTCGAGGGAaataatggggccgtttgggtgagcttaaaataagtgcttcttgcttaaattaaaaaagtggtgtagaagttagaagcaagttaagacttataagtgattaaagtgtttgggaaataagcagaagccctgaaacaaaagctagcattagctttttataagtgcttcttgactttttacacaaatggtacaaataagtgcttctaacttataaaccagaagcccggcttttaagccggaaacaaacaccaCCAATGTAAGAAAATTCAATACTAATTTCTTCATATCCTCTAGCCTCCAAGAATTCTTATGTATAAAAGATATGAGTGATTGGATGAATAAAAACACCTAATTTGATAACTTCATTCACCTAATCGATAACTTCAAACACCCAAGtttgaacaactaataataTCTTAAGCATCTTGTACTTATCATTGTCAACAAACTATTTTAGCCAATAATTGTAATCCCACTTCAGACATACTCCCTGCATCTTAATTGATGGTCTGACCTTGCGCTTGGGACGTTGGTCTCCTGCTGAAAGGCGCAACACAAGTATCACATCGATATTCCTCTATTAATGGAGTATCACCTTGATATTAAACTGGTTCTGACGTATCATCCTGATACTCCTCGGACGGTTAATATCTAGCGGGTATTTATGGCCTCttcttaataaatattaatatcttgataaaatattgatgaaaattGCTCTTTTGAtggatatttattaaataatttatataaacttacaaatatatatttgctCCATTCCTAGTGGAGTATCACACTGATAGTACTCCTCTACTCATGAAGTATCACCCACATATTCAAGAATTTAACTAAActtataaatacacacacacacacacacaacacacacacatatatgttgtTCCACTCCCATTAGAATATCACACTGATACTCTCCTACGTACTCGTGGAGTATCACTCTGATACTCAACTGGTTGTGATGTATCACCATGAAAATCCTCTAAATAGTAAATTATGTTATGAATATTTGGGAACCTTTATACAGAATATtcgtattttgaatttttgatcaaatgtAGTTGAGACACGAGCATGCAGGGTATTCAGGGTCGATTCTTActgaatattcatattttggttaAAACGTTGCTGAGAATGGATTATTTTGGTCGGGCATTCACCCACGAATTTAATTAagcttttataaatatatgttgcTCCACTCCTAATGAAATATCACATGATACTCAATTGATTGTGACGTATCCTCATAATAGTCATTTTACAGTAAAATATATTAAGGGTGTTTAGAGTCCACTTCACTGAATATTCGTATTTTGGTTAAATATTGTTGAGACACGTGCATGTTCTCATACGCATGAATGGATATTATTATTCTTCCCACCGTCCAACAATGCAGATGGTAAAAAGTTTGTCTGTTCAATGCAAACATGTATTTTATTACCTGAGCGCTAAATTAATCGTTAATGTGAATTAGAAATAACTCACATGCGAGCAAAATATTACAATGATATACATCTACCAGTGAGGTTCCAACTTGACATTCAACTGGTTGTGACGCACCATCTTAATAGTCCTCCGACCGTGAAGTATATTGTTGGTATTTAGGACCCTTTTATActgaatattcatatttttgtcagatattgttgaaaattgaataatttAAATAGGCATTCATCCAAGAACTTAATTGacgtatttttgttaaaaattatgcaaaattagattttttaacTATAAATTAGTAAGTGTTATACATGCTTTGACGATGTAATTAATTGCCTACCCattaataattaacatattatttataaatttaattataaataaattaatatgttagatataatcacacatattaattacatgtattaaaaaagcatgtaaatatattaattacatgTCTAATTATGAACTCATTAAAGTTTTAGATATAATTATGCGTATTAGTTGTAagttattaactatatatattaatggaaGACATATTAATTACAAGTTATCAATTATGTGTATTAATGAAAGAGAGGGTTAAAAGAGTAATTTATGTTGTGAATAAAATGTGGCACGTTGGTCTATTATATAGATAATAGATAGATGAGCTTTATCTGTTACTCACAAATTGTTAGCCTACTACTGTACTGAACTTGTTGCAACTGAGGATGTCGCAACATAGTGTTATGTTGGGCATATCTGGAAACTAATTTGTTAATCTACTACAGAATTTGTTGCAAATGAGGATGTCTCTACATAGTTCTAATTACTGGGCTCATATCTGGAacttaaaatgatattaaatgtCACCTCCTTGGAACTGGAAGTGAAAGAGAGAAGTCAAGAAGGTTAAGAAAGGTGAGCTATCATCACcatcacatatttttattttctctctACTAAACTGAAAGCTAGATGGAGCATTCTGTGTATTTTAAGAGTCAAGAAAACAGTCCAACTACTGTGAGACTTTCAAAAATAGTTAACATTAAAATGCAATCTGGAaatcaaagaaaaggaaaacaaCTTACCATAACAGGAAACTGAAGTATCAGTCCCAAAACTGGAATCTGATATAAAAACACTTTGACAGAAGACCAAAAAccactacaaaaaaaaaaacagagaactTCAGTCATTAATACAATAAATTAATGATCAAATTAAAAAGGGTCAAGTAGATACCAACCCGAATAACACAACACAGGCATAAATCTCAAAGATTATACCAACTATTGGCCACCGAACAAATATGAAGAAGAGACCAAGAAGGAAGCAAACAGAACCCTGCATTGTGCGGGGATGGCGAATATCAGTTCACATCTGGAATCTAAATGCAATTACAGTTTTTCTTAAAAACATAATGAATAAGCAGGTAATCACTGGCCGAGACTGGAGTAGCAAAAAAGTAGTAAACACATGTACAAGCAGAAAAGTTCTAGGGTTCATAGTTCTAGACAGGTTTTACTTTGTTAATAAGTTTGAACGCCCCCAAGTGAGAAAAGGccaaacaaaaaatttacacaaactaaattgaaatattatgttttattgCAATGAGAACAGAAGGGCTGATGGTAGTCTTTCCTTACGAACTCAGGATTCTTATGTATTACATAGCACACTTAAACTACGATAAATTGATAGCCAATGGaccaataaaatttatcaaGATTAAATATACACTATCTCTATTATATTgggacaaaaaattatattaatttatcgaggTTTCTCCGTATTCTCCCATTCCCCGGTTGCGTTTACAACCAGAAGTGTTATACCCAAAAAGTAGGATAATTAATTTGTGCTTTAACCAGATGACCTTTGCGGTTATGTACCATACACGGTAGGGGTGGCTATCACAGCTCGGCCTGGTCTTGCTGTTTGGGATCAACCATCCTTGCATAAGTATCTCAAGCATTAGTTGAGAAAGAAGCCTGAAAGAGGTAATTCTGAGTGAGAGGGCTAGCGTGTTTATATAGGCTTAAAGAGTCTCAGACTTTAAATAGTTTTAGGAACCTTAGGGAGAATTTTAGGTCCTTGTGGAAAACCTTTTCCTTATAGGTTTCCATGTCTTGGCTTATAGGTTTCCATATCTTGGAGGCTACTCTTGATAGCAGTTTCCTTCCACTAGGATACAATTATTCGGCTTTTAATTAGCCAATTAATTAGtgacaaatttaataaataattgggGTTTAGACATTAAATTACAGCCAACCTTTTGAACCAATCTAGTAATTAATCGAACAATACGAGTCTCTAGAATTAAATGTTGCTTATATCATTTCCTCCCCAAGTTCAAGGAAACATATTCACGTTTCAAAGAAGTTACAATTCATTTAAAGACCCAGGTTTGATGGTGTTCAGCACTTGCAACCCTAATGGAGGCTTTAACTTTAGGCACTCGGTCCTTTGGTCCTAATCAGGGCTTATCTTCGTGCGTATCACGTGCGTCGATAAATATTAGAAGCATCCATACCCTAATCAAGGTCAATTAAGGGTCAGTTGACATTCAATTGAGCAACTGAACTTTTGGAAGCACTAATCATGCCTTAACTGAGGCTAATTAAGGGTTGGTTGAAGTCCAATTATATGAATCAAACGCTTGTCGGCTACAACTGAAGCCACTTGGACttcaattaaataaattgaaatttagactCATGTGTGACACTTCAATTGAGTTGAATCAAAGTCCAATGAGTCCCTGTAGGGTCCTGGTCAACTGGTCCCTACAACCAAGCCAGTTGGACTTCAATTAAATGAATTGACGTTGTAGACTCATGTGTGACACTTGAATTCATTGGAGTTTAATTTTCGTAGAACTGAACTGAACATATGGGATCACCCATGGCCATGATTTAATTTGGCCATTCTAGGCTTCTAGTTGACTCGCACCTAGAATCAATAGGTGGGATCGTCACTGGAATCTATTGAGTTCAATTGGAGTTCAATTGCCATGATTTAATAGATGTAGAATTATACTAATCGAGAAAATGTGAGCGTTTAGCTCTTTGTTCTTTCTGGGTCAAGTGATTTCGATCTTTCATGGGCTTCAAGCCTTTATTTATGGGCTTTCCTAGCCTTCTAGGTCTAATGACTTGCAAGCCCGCTTGTTTCTGTAGCTTTTATAGGTTTTTACCTAAAAAATCAATGCAATTCAATTTTTACTTGCTAAATGACTTTTCGACCCTATGATTCATGTAAATCTTcactttatatttattatatcacATGTTCTCTCATTTATAAAAGAGTGGGAGTTCATGCAAAAGAGTGGGAAATCACAGACGCGCGAGATGAGCAAAGAGAGGGAGAAAATGGAGAATCCGGTTCGACCGAAAATTCTTGAGTTCATGCAACAAAACCTTAATGCCGGGAAAAGAGATGTCACTAGGACACTTTCTGTTGtcctataaacaaatatattaatacataACAATAAATCAACAATAAGTCTTACTCAGCACCTTGTAGTTCGCTTTTGTTGTAAAGAGTTGCAAAGTTGAACGCCAACTCAGTAATAGCACTACACCAGCTAAGAAAAATATCTGATGGAAAAGAAAGGTAACTTAACACAAGTTTAGACAGCCACAAACTACAGTAAGAGTCACAAGCATAACTCACATATGAATTACTTACATTTGCTAATGCTAACAACCCTCTATCAAAGAAGAGGACCACAGCCAGAAATGAGAAGAAGAATCCAAAGCCAATTAACCCCAATCCAATTTCTGAAGAATTGAGACAAAttgtcattttatgaaatcaaaaaaGCCTTCAGTATAAGAATGACAATAAACATAATTGATAACAACATTTGGTATTGATAAATATAGGAAAAGAGAGTTACACGCAAAGGGAGTTAAATTATCCTTCAAGAAAAAGAATCACTTGTGACTAAATTGTTAAAGCTTTTAACattaatttatctaatatatttagcTATCATGtcattttcaaataaattaatattccgCCAACCAATTTGGGTATTACTGCAGACTACGTAGCTGCTACTTTTTTTCGTCATCTT
This region includes:
- the LOC108209873 gene encoding vesicle transport protein GOT1, whose translation is MAYELTEQKKIGLGLIGFGFFFSFLAVVLFFDRGLLALANIFFLAGVVLLLSWRSTLQLFTTKANYKGSVCFLLGLFFIFVRWPIVGIIFEIYACVVLFGGFWSSVKVFLYQIPVLGLILQFPVMVLDRLRRPG